Proteins from one Ranitomeya variabilis isolate aRanVar5 chromosome 1, aRanVar5.hap1, whole genome shotgun sequence genomic window:
- the LOC143815921 gene encoding lysosomal-associated transmembrane protein 5-like has translation MVTQEPPRCCGYFNIRSVVLGVAVYYVFVSLQSLVWQTVAVIKCGGECSGPWSSAGPVAVMYSLAFVLLLLSLCLLFGVLRRRPGLLLPFLAFQIIDFLGSLLLFCGFFVRFPSELRMISTRPYLPGQDDSDKAAVAGGSFLFIALYLLLLLLKIYLIRCVLTYYRFLLTRASPPGDAGGLAVIVVPGPEKNPLLLPSYEEAINMPVKDSPPPPYSQAVQPEKEAA, from the coding sequence ATGGTGACGCAGGAACCGCCCAGGTGTTGCGGCTATTTTAACATTCGCTCCGTGGTGCTGGGAGTCGCCGTGTACTACGTGTTCGTCAGCCTGCAGTCTCTGGTATGGCAGACGGTGGCGGTGATTAAATGCGGGGGAGAGTGTTCCGGGCCGTGGAGCTCGGCCGGGCCTGTGGCTGTCATGTATTCCCTGGCCTTCGTCCTGCTCCTGCTTAGCCTGTGCCTGCTGTTCGGGGTCCTCCGCAGGCGCCCGGGACTCCTGCTGCCCTTCCTGGCCTTCCAGATCATCGACTTCTTGGGCTCCCTGCTGCTCTTCTGCGGCTTCTTTGTGCGCTTCCCGTCGGAGCTCCGCATGATCAGCACCAGGCCCTACCTCCCCGGGCAGGACGACTCGGACAAGGCGGCGGTGGCCGGAGGCTCCTTCCTGTTCATCGCCCTGtacctgctgctcctgctgctgaagATCTACCTGATCCGCTGTGTGCTGACATACTACCGCTTCCTGCTCACCAGGGCCAGCCCTCCGGGCGACGCTGGCGGCCTGGCCGTGATCGTGGTGCCCGGGCCGGAGAAGAACCCTCTGCTCCTTCCTTCCTATGAAGAAGCCATCAATATGCCCGTGAAGGACAGCCCTCCTCCTCCGTACAGCCAGGCCGTGCAGCCGGAGAAGGAGGCCGCGTAG